Proteins from a genomic interval of Hyalangium ruber:
- a CDS encoding BolA family protein produces MLDAERIAARILGALPGAEVQIQDSTGTGDHFEARVVSADFAGKTLVQQHKLVYASVQDWLDTGELHALALKTYSPEQWKKLGPR; encoded by the coding sequence ATGTTGGACGCAGAGCGCATCGCCGCACGGATTCTCGGGGCCCTGCCGGGCGCCGAGGTACAGATTCAGGACTCCACGGGGACGGGCGACCACTTCGAGGCCCGCGTGGTCAGCGCCGACTTCGCCGGAAAGACGCTGGTGCAGCAGCACAAGCTCGTCTACGCCTCCGTTCAGGACTGGCTGGACACGGGCGAACTGCACGCGCTGGCGCTAAAGACCTATTCGCCCGAGCAGTGGAAGAAGCTCGGGCCTCGCTAG
- a CDS encoding DUF885 domain-containing protein codes for MKRVLKWLLLYPSLLILTLSGVLFIHVWYFKPFRIDLYYNRVFAQFALDNPELLTSMRLLDQYGIDFHADELADASLAKEERQRVWLRENYETFKRYDRSEFTGQELLSYDVWDHFWSSQLEGEPWRYHNFPVNQMFGVQSMLPNFMADQHMVERERDARNYIARLEKFSVKFSQVLEGLRLREQKGVLPPKFTVEKVLLQMRGFIEPKPAEHMLVTSLRQKLEKIEESKLSAEQRKVLLEDAARAVEQHVYPAYREMIAYFESLQPKATSNDGVWRLPDGDAYYAYEVKSNTTTTMSAEQIHQIGLSEVARIGADMDRILREAGYTEGTLGERVTQLSKAPEQLYPDTDAGREQVLKDYQAIIDEISAGLDPYFSVKPKVGVVVKRVPEFSEKTAPGAYYNSPSLDGKRPGTFYANLRNLSEIPRFGMRTLAYHEGVPGHHFQIAIAQDLKGLPIFRRMVPFTAFSEGWALYTERLAWEAGFQKNPLDDLGRLQAEMFRAVRLVVDTGMHHKRWSREQAIQYMREHTGMGEGEVIAEIERYLVNPGQALAYKVGMLKILEQREKARAALGDKFDIREFHDQVLKNGALPMGLLERVIDEYIARKKGA; via the coding sequence ATGAAACGTGTACTCAAGTGGTTGTTGCTCTACCCGTCGCTGCTGATCCTCACTCTGAGTGGAGTGCTGTTCATCCACGTCTGGTATTTCAAGCCGTTCCGCATCGACCTCTACTACAACCGGGTCTTCGCTCAGTTCGCGCTGGATAATCCCGAGCTGCTGACGAGCATGCGGCTGCTCGATCAGTACGGCATCGACTTCCATGCGGACGAGCTGGCGGACGCCTCTCTGGCGAAGGAGGAGCGCCAGCGCGTTTGGCTCCGAGAGAACTACGAGACCTTCAAGCGCTATGACCGCTCGGAGTTCACCGGCCAGGAGCTGCTGTCCTACGACGTCTGGGATCATTTCTGGTCGAGCCAGCTCGAGGGCGAGCCCTGGCGCTACCACAACTTCCCCGTCAACCAGATGTTCGGCGTCCAGTCCATGCTGCCGAACTTCATGGCCGACCAGCACATGGTCGAGCGCGAGCGGGACGCGCGTAACTACATCGCGCGCCTGGAGAAGTTCTCCGTCAAGTTCTCCCAGGTGCTCGAGGGGCTGCGCCTGCGCGAGCAGAAGGGTGTGCTGCCCCCAAAGTTCACCGTCGAGAAGGTGCTCCTGCAGATGCGCGGCTTCATCGAGCCCAAGCCGGCGGAGCACATGCTCGTCACTTCGCTGCGGCAGAAGCTCGAGAAGATCGAGGAGTCGAAGCTCTCCGCCGAGCAGCGCAAGGTCCTCCTCGAGGACGCGGCGCGTGCCGTCGAGCAGCACGTCTATCCCGCCTACCGGGAGATGATCGCCTACTTCGAGTCGCTCCAGCCCAAGGCCACCTCCAATGATGGCGTGTGGCGCTTGCCCGATGGCGACGCCTATTACGCCTACGAGGTGAAGTCGAACACCACCACCACGATGAGCGCCGAGCAGATCCACCAGATCGGCTTGTCCGAGGTGGCCCGCATCGGCGCCGACATGGACCGCATCCTGCGCGAGGCCGGCTACACGGAGGGCACCCTGGGCGAGCGGGTGACACAGCTCTCCAAGGCGCCCGAGCAGCTCTACCCGGACACCGACGCGGGCCGCGAGCAGGTGCTCAAGGACTACCAGGCCATCATCGATGAGATCAGCGCCGGGCTGGACCCGTACTTCTCCGTGAAGCCCAAGGTGGGCGTCGTGGTCAAGCGCGTGCCCGAGTTCTCGGAGAAGACCGCGCCGGGCGCCTACTACAACTCGCCCTCGCTGGATGGAAAGCGGCCGGGCACCTTCTACGCCAACCTGCGCAACCTCTCGGAGATCCCCCGCTTCGGCATGCGCACGCTGGCCTACCACGAGGGCGTGCCAGGCCATCACTTCCAGATCGCCATCGCCCAGGACCTCAAGGGCCTGCCCATCTTCCGCCGCATGGTGCCCTTCACCGCCTTCAGCGAGGGCTGGGCCCTCTACACCGAGCGCCTCGCGTGGGAGGCCGGCTTCCAGAAGAACCCGCTGGATGACCTCGGCCGCCTGCAGGCGGAGATGTTCCGCGCCGTGCGCCTCGTGGTGGACACCGGCATGCACCACAAGCGCTGGAGCCGTGAGCAGGCCATCCAGTACATGCGCGAGCACACCGGCATGGGCGAGGGCGAGGTCATCGCCGAGATCGAGCGCTACCTCGTCAACCCCGGGCAGGCCCTGGCCTACAAGGTCGGCATGCTGAAGATCCTCGAGCAGCGCGAGAAGGCCCGCGCCGCCCTGGGGGACAAGTTCGACATCCGCGAGTTCCATGACCAGGTGCTCAAGAATGGCGCATTGCCCATGGGCCTGCTGGAGCGGGTCATCGATGAGTACATCGCGCGCAAGAAGGGGGCGTAG
- a CDS encoding sulfite oxidase-like oxidoreductase: MDDRDEKFQRIVEARLKLRARYLDKMQGTPSLSDARPMGSGAANRHGMPKLPPGQHETKKWPVLDLGVPFEPVTPESFRLRVDGAVEAPVTLDWKGFHALPQYEDVSDFHCVTTWSLMDVHWKGVQFSTVAALVRPHPKAAFVLIHASDGYTTNLPLEEALKDDVLLVHTYNGQPLPPEHGGPVRMITPQLYAWKGAKWIQRIEFLQHDQPGFWERRGYSNTAHPWRDDRYS; the protein is encoded by the coding sequence ATGGACGACCGGGACGAGAAGTTCCAGCGCATCGTCGAGGCGCGCCTGAAGCTGCGCGCCCGCTACCTGGACAAGATGCAGGGCACGCCCTCGCTGAGCGACGCTCGCCCCATGGGCAGCGGGGCAGCCAACCGGCACGGCATGCCCAAGCTGCCCCCCGGCCAGCACGAGACGAAGAAGTGGCCCGTGCTGGACCTGGGCGTCCCCTTCGAGCCCGTCACCCCCGAGTCCTTCCGCCTGCGCGTGGACGGCGCCGTGGAGGCTCCCGTCACCCTGGACTGGAAGGGCTTCCACGCGCTGCCCCAGTACGAGGACGTGAGCGACTTCCACTGCGTCACCACGTGGAGCCTGATGGACGTCCACTGGAAGGGGGTACAGTTCTCCACAGTGGCGGCGCTTGTAAGGCCTCATCCCAAGGCGGCGTTCGTCCTCATCCACGCCTCGGACGGCTACACCACCAACCTGCCGTTGGAGGAGGCCCTCAAGGACGACGTGCTGCTCGTTCACACGTACAATGGGCAACCGCTACCGCCAGAACACGGTGGCCCGGTGCGGATGATCACTCCCCAGCTGTACGCCTGGAAGGGGGCGAAGTGGATCCAGCGCATCGAGTTCCTCCAGCACGATCAACCAGGCTTCTGGGAACGCCGTGGCTACAGCAACACCGCCCACCCCTGGCGAGACGACCGCTACTCCTGA
- a CDS encoding peptide ABC transporter substrate-binding protein: MPTTLDWSYSDPASWSNYPVMLATQRGLTTLGPDHSVQPGLAERWERERDAQGREVYTFHLRRDVRWSDGATSMTAQDFVFGWRRAMLGRERGEMAEILGAREVLELQERGAPVEQVRAALERTGVEALEPHTLRVTLERPRSYFLARLANVYLFFPAPSVDLAGRSDEEIRDYFDRPREGRPLALGPYRVERWDRAGERVRLVHNPASAFQPTLGPGERFAPVVTLMKSEIGPALYERGRVDFVFVDSALALRGRHPEDLRHEPLLSTYFMVFNTERPPLNRPEVRRAISQALDREALLAGLLPAVRPTNVLLPPELPGAATPEEAARLPRFDRERARAALQGVPGLERPLRLVFRAGDSFVPEVAIAERIAAQLAEVGITVTLDARSDYSAEVARRTPEGSRAYDLYMRRLGADYAHPNTFFTLFEREGNHQSGWETQGAGEPMARFEQLLVRADAEADAEKARALYAQAQEVLVGEQAVIAPLYHPDRYYRARARLRGLDVDPFNFLALRDLRLAPEAQEAARP; this comes from the coding sequence ATGCCCACCACGTTGGACTGGAGCTACTCGGATCCCGCGAGCTGGTCGAACTATCCAGTCATGCTCGCCACCCAGCGGGGGCTCACCACGCTGGGGCCGGATCACTCCGTGCAGCCCGGTCTGGCCGAGCGCTGGGAGCGGGAGCGGGACGCACAGGGGCGCGAGGTCTATACCTTCCACCTGCGGCGGGATGTGCGCTGGTCGGATGGCGCCACGTCGATGACGGCCCAGGACTTCGTGTTCGGCTGGCGCCGCGCGATGCTCGGTCGGGAGCGCGGTGAGATGGCGGAGATCCTCGGCGCCCGGGAGGTGCTGGAGCTGCAGGAGCGCGGCGCACCGGTGGAGCAGGTCCGCGCCGCGCTGGAGCGCACGGGGGTGGAGGCGCTGGAGCCCCACACCTTGCGGGTGACGCTGGAGCGCCCGCGCAGCTACTTCCTGGCCCGTCTGGCCAACGTCTACCTATTCTTCCCGGCGCCCTCCGTGGATCTCGCGGGCAGGTCCGATGAGGAGATCCGCGACTACTTCGACCGGCCCCGCGAGGGCCGCCCGCTGGCGCTCGGGCCATACCGCGTGGAGCGCTGGGACCGGGCCGGAGAGCGCGTGCGCCTGGTCCACAACCCCGCCTCGGCTTTTCAGCCGACGCTCGGGCCCGGGGAGCGCTTCGCGCCCGTCGTCACGTTGATGAAGTCGGAGATCGGTCCGGCCCTCTATGAGCGCGGCCGGGTGGACTTCGTCTTCGTCGACAGCGCGCTGGCGCTGCGGGGCCGCCACCCGGAGGACCTCCGCCATGAGCCGCTGCTGTCCACCTACTTCATGGTCTTCAACACCGAGCGGCCTCCGCTGAACCGGCCCGAGGTGCGGCGCGCCATCTCCCAGGCGCTGGACCGGGAGGCGCTGCTGGCGGGGCTGCTGCCCGCGGTACGGCCCACGAACGTGTTGCTGCCTCCGGAGCTGCCCGGCGCCGCGACACCGGAGGAGGCCGCGCGGCTGCCCCGCTTCGACCGGGAGCGGGCGAGGGCCGCGCTCCAGGGCGTGCCCGGGCTGGAGCGCCCGCTGCGCCTCGTCTTCAGGGCCGGGGACTCCTTCGTGCCGGAGGTGGCCATCGCCGAGCGCATCGCCGCGCAGCTCGCGGAGGTGGGCATCACCGTGACGCTGGATGCGCGCTCGGATTACTCCGCCGAAGTGGCCCGGCGCACCCCGGAGGGGTCGCGCGCCTATGACCTGTACATGCGCCGGCTCGGGGCCGACTACGCGCACCCGAATACCTTCTTCACCCTCTTCGAGCGCGAGGGCAATCACCAGTCCGGCTGGGAGACACAAGGGGCAGGGGAGCCCATGGCTCGCTTCGAGCAACTGCTCGTGCGGGCTGACGCCGAGGCCGATGCCGAGAAGGCCCGCGCCCTGTATGCCCAGGCCCAGGAGGTGCTGGTGGGAGAGCAGGCGGTCATCGCTCCGCTCTACCACCCCGACCGGTACTACCGCGCCCGCGCTCGGCTGCGCGGCCTGGATGTGGACCCGTTCAACTTCCTCGCCCTGAGGGACTTGCGGCTCGCTCCCGAGGCGCAGGAGGCGGCCCGGCCATGA
- the grxD gene encoding Grx4 family monothiol glutaredoxin codes for MTPELKTRFDEAVRSHKIVLFMKGNALFPQCGFSARALQILKQYGEVHTVDVLSDPEVRQGIKDYTKWPTIPQVFINGEFVGGSDILMEMEERGELKDLIAAPKS; via the coding sequence ATGACTCCGGAACTCAAGACCCGCTTCGATGAGGCGGTCCGCTCTCACAAGATCGTGCTGTTCATGAAGGGCAACGCCCTGTTCCCCCAGTGCGGCTTCTCCGCCCGCGCGCTGCAGATCTTGAAGCAGTACGGCGAGGTCCACACGGTGGACGTGCTCTCGGACCCCGAGGTGCGCCAGGGCATCAAGGACTACACGAAGTGGCCCACCATCCCCCAGGTCTTCATCAACGGGGAGTTCGTCGGCGGCTCGGACATCCTCATGGAGATGGAAGAGCGCGGCGAGCTGAAGGACCTCATCGCCGCTCCGAAGAGCTAG
- a CDS encoding response regulator, whose amino-acid sequence MSLPTDEISTVPGLATTERERQNDELRVEPVRGAVLVVEDDPASRELLVEMLTEWGYEPLPVGSAEEAEFAVRNKRMDAAIVDVFLPGRSGATLMSRLRERFPQAVLIGVSAMSDAAMARKCKGLGADLFIGKPVLPEKLASALQSKHTSWH is encoded by the coding sequence ATGTCCTTGCCCACCGATGAAATCTCCACTGTCCCGGGTCTCGCGACGACGGAGCGCGAGCGGCAAAATGATGAGCTGCGGGTCGAGCCCGTGCGTGGCGCGGTGCTCGTCGTCGAGGATGACCCCGCCAGCCGCGAGCTCCTCGTCGAGATGCTCACCGAATGGGGCTACGAGCCGCTGCCCGTGGGCAGCGCCGAGGAGGCCGAGTTCGCCGTGCGCAACAAGCGCATGGACGCCGCCATCGTGGACGTCTTCCTGCCCGGCCGCAGCGGCGCCACCCTCATGTCCCGCCTGCGCGAGCGCTTCCCCCAGGCCGTGCTCATCGGCGTGAGCGCCATGAGCGACGCCGCCATGGCGCGCAAGTGCAAGGGACTTGGCGCCGACCTCTTCATCGGCAAGCCCGTGCTTCCCGAGAAGCTGGCCTCGGCGCTCCAGTCCAAGCACACCAGCTGGCACTGA
- a CDS encoding YqgE/AlgH family protein yields the protein MKTLAPGLLLAMPQLGDPNFHRSVVLMIEHGETGSMGLVINRGAPLTLGELARGQSMKIASERTQQSVFVGGPVEPHRGFILHDVEGIAEKHTVLPGLFLSVTLDALGPLLENPTANLRFCLGYAGWGPKQLEGEMATGSWLFAEASAQAILEGNPAQLWEETLKGMGVDPAMLMVGRGLH from the coding sequence GTGAAGACGCTCGCTCCCGGGTTGCTCCTGGCGATGCCCCAGCTTGGGGATCCCAACTTCCACCGCTCGGTCGTGCTGATGATCGAGCACGGGGAGACGGGCTCCATGGGGCTGGTCATCAACCGGGGCGCGCCGCTGACGCTCGGTGAGCTGGCCCGGGGGCAGTCGATGAAGATCGCCTCCGAGCGCACCCAGCAGTCCGTCTTCGTCGGCGGGCCGGTGGAGCCCCACCGGGGCTTCATCCTCCACGACGTGGAGGGCATCGCCGAGAAGCACACGGTGCTGCCAGGCCTGTTCCTGAGCGTTACGCTGGACGCGCTGGGGCCTTTGTTGGAGAACCCCACCGCGAACCTGCGCTTCTGCCTGGGCTATGCCGGCTGGGGGCCCAAGCAGCTCGAGGGGGAGATGGCGACAGGCTCCTGGTTGTTCGCCGAGGCGAGCGCCCAGGCCATCCTTGAGGGCAATCCGGCCCAGCTCTGGGAAGAGACGCTCAAGGGCATGGGCGTGGACCCGGCCATGCTGATGGTGGGAAGGGGACTGCACTGA
- a CDS encoding ABC transporter permease encodes MRRIPARAWVGLALLGGLGALSFLAGRVFPEVLADTCPLGRDPSRPDRTVCELAFGGLWVSLAIGLAAGALSTGLGLGVAAVARLVGGVLERWVMRLSDAFFALPDVLVVMVLQLAGQSLSDAGSSAGLGPFGLMVVSLALVGWAGPARMFRNRLDTLEGQEFVAASRALGGTGPHLLRVHLWPSLRPFVLAVFLSRLPAAILAESTVSFFGIARMEPMSLGRYLGTSYAALIYEGGTRVVIPAWALLVLLVLGASLASQALASGPRRA; translated from the coding sequence ATGAGGCGCATCCCCGCACGGGCCTGGGTGGGCCTCGCGCTCCTGGGCGGGCTTGGCGCCCTGAGCTTCCTCGCCGGCCGTGTCTTCCCAGAGGTGCTGGCGGACACCTGCCCGCTCGGCAGGGATCCGAGCCGGCCTGACCGCACGGTGTGCGAGCTGGCGTTCGGGGGCTTGTGGGTCTCCCTGGCGATCGGGCTCGCGGCGGGGGCGCTCTCCACTGGCCTGGGCCTCGGGGTGGCCGCCGTGGCCCGCCTCGTGGGCGGAGTCCTGGAGCGCTGGGTCATGCGGTTGTCGGATGCCTTCTTCGCGCTGCCGGACGTGCTGGTGGTGATGGTGCTCCAGCTCGCGGGCCAGTCGCTCTCGGACGCGGGCTCCAGCGCGGGCCTGGGACCCTTTGGATTGATGGTGGTGTCCCTGGCCCTGGTGGGTTGGGCGGGGCCGGCGCGCATGTTCCGCAACCGCCTGGACACGCTGGAGGGGCAGGAGTTCGTCGCCGCCTCGCGCGCCCTGGGAGGCACCGGGCCGCACCTGCTCCGCGTCCACCTGTGGCCCTCCCTGCGGCCCTTCGTGCTCGCGGTGTTCCTCAGCCGTCTGCCCGCCGCCATCCTCGCCGAGTCCACCGTGAGCTTCTTCGGCATCGCCCGCATGGAGCCCATGTCGCTCGGTCGCTACCTCGGCACCAGCTACGCGGCCCTCATCTACGAAGGGGGCACTCGCGTCGTTATTCCCGCGTGGGCGCTGCTCGTGCTCCTGGTGCTCGGCGCCTCGCTGGCGTCTCAGGCACTCGCCTCTGGCCCCCGGCGGGCCTGA
- a CDS encoding ABC transporter permease subunit → MRQLLLRVGRQLVLVPIVAVASYFLMASLPLTTEDDNKRQVSPELAASYRRDLGVGEPLGFLRPWQKLFRGERLGTSAQGVTGDELLLKLSGSVGVGLVALVLALVWALAFALFKNRWRRGRLAVMGDAVPAVAFGTPVFIPALLLAPAVVERGNLLPELTAAFVISLWPGIFLGTLLGDALETELARDYVRTAASKGLPPGVVLRRHVLPNVLPALLDAIGPVATALLAGSFAAERVFGLPYFGQLYVLAVLQKQVAVVVVATTVFASVLVVVGLTVEVVRLLVDPRAREARA, encoded by the coding sequence ATGAGGCAGCTCCTCCTCCGGGTCGGCCGGCAGCTCGTGCTCGTGCCCATCGTCGCGGTGGCCTCGTACTTCCTCATGGCCAGCCTGCCGCTCACCACCGAGGACGACAACAAGCGCCAGGTGTCCCCGGAACTCGCCGCCTCCTACCGCAGGGACCTGGGCGTCGGCGAGCCGCTGGGCTTCCTTCGCCCGTGGCAGAAGCTCTTCCGCGGTGAGCGCCTGGGCACCAGCGCCCAGGGTGTCACCGGCGATGAGCTGCTCCTCAAGCTCTCCGGCAGCGTGGGCGTGGGGCTGGTGGCGCTGGTGCTCGCGCTGGTGTGGGCGCTGGCCTTCGCCCTCTTCAAGAACCGGTGGAGGCGCGGCCGACTCGCCGTGATGGGGGACGCGGTGCCCGCGGTGGCCTTCGGCACACCCGTCTTCATTCCCGCGCTCCTGCTGGCCCCCGCGGTCGTCGAGCGCGGCAATCTGCTCCCGGAGCTGACTGCTGCCTTCGTCATCTCCCTCTGGCCTGGCATCTTCCTGGGCACGCTGCTCGGGGATGCGCTGGAGACGGAGCTGGCGCGCGACTACGTGCGCACCGCCGCCAGCAAGGGCCTGCCGCCCGGCGTGGTGCTGCGCCGCCATGTGCTGCCCAATGTGCTGCCGGCGCTGCTGGACGCCATCGGCCCCGTGGCCACCGCGCTGCTGGCGGGCTCCTTCGCCGCCGAGCGCGTATTCGGTCTGCCGTACTTCGGACAGCTCTACGTCCTCGCCGTCCTCCAGAAACAGGTGGCCGTGGTGGTGGTGGCCACCACCGTCTTCGCCTCGGTGCTCGTCGTCGTGGGGCTCACCGTGGAGGTGGTGCGGCTGCTCGTGGATCCCCGCGCCCGGGAGGCCCGCGCATGA
- a CDS encoding DUF2914 domain-containing protein: MATATPPTPGETTATPEPSSAVSSNAVSNEVAAAPGLAAPAPAPLPVAQPADPEDSTPTEKIKTVMDRVQEFRARHEKWEMAAFFFVGFVYDVLTLSRIDDTLTMVQQFVYLGVLATLLMLEQRHPEGTEPPKVLAKVWRWREDAIHFFYGSLLSSFMLFFFKSASGFTPFLFLVAMFALLVANELPLFRKLGPVVRVSLFSLCVGMYMAYVLPVIIGRMNFWIFLLAMVLAGGVIYGLIHLLRRWGTLDQLAAIRQIAIPGYGTLAALLVLFLVRVIPPVPLAVTFSGIYHAVEKKGGAYQLSHEQVWWKFWHKGDQDFVARSGDKAYYFFSVFAPKGFHQYKVRVRWYYDHPQKGWTTYGDGTLLTIANKGIERGYRSYAFTSNPKPGDWRVVLETEDGHEINRLSLTVEEDTRTEPRQFQVFEHNPDKK, encoded by the coding sequence GTGGCTACAGCAACACCGCCCACCCCTGGCGAGACGACCGCTACTCCTGAGCCGAGCTCGGCCGTCTCCTCCAATGCCGTCTCCAACGAGGTAGCCGCCGCGCCAGGCCTGGCCGCGCCCGCGCCGGCGCCGCTGCCCGTGGCGCAGCCGGCGGACCCGGAGGACTCGACTCCCACCGAGAAGATCAAGACGGTCATGGACCGCGTGCAGGAGTTCCGCGCGCGGCATGAGAAGTGGGAGATGGCGGCGTTCTTCTTCGTGGGCTTCGTCTACGACGTGCTCACGCTGAGCCGCATCGACGACACGCTCACCATGGTGCAGCAGTTCGTGTACCTGGGCGTGCTGGCCACGCTGCTGATGCTGGAGCAGCGCCACCCCGAGGGCACCGAGCCCCCGAAGGTGCTGGCGAAGGTGTGGCGCTGGCGCGAGGACGCCATCCACTTCTTCTACGGCAGCCTGCTGAGCTCCTTCATGCTCTTCTTCTTCAAGAGCGCGTCGGGGTTCACGCCGTTCCTGTTCCTGGTGGCCATGTTCGCGCTGCTGGTGGCCAACGAGCTGCCCCTGTTCCGCAAGCTCGGGCCGGTGGTGCGCGTGTCGCTCTTCAGCCTGTGCGTCGGCATGTACATGGCCTACGTGCTGCCGGTGATTATCGGGCGGATGAACTTCTGGATCTTCCTGCTCGCGATGGTGCTGGCGGGAGGCGTCATCTACGGCCTCATCCACCTGCTGCGCCGCTGGGGCACGCTGGATCAGCTGGCCGCCATCCGGCAGATCGCCATCCCGGGCTACGGCACGCTGGCGGCGCTGCTGGTGCTGTTCCTGGTGCGCGTCATCCCCCCCGTGCCGCTGGCGGTGACCTTCAGCGGCATCTACCACGCGGTGGAGAAGAAGGGCGGGGCGTACCAGCTCTCGCACGAGCAGGTGTGGTGGAAGTTCTGGCACAAGGGCGACCAGGACTTCGTGGCGCGCTCGGGCGACAAGGCCTACTACTTCTTCAGCGTCTTCGCGCCCAAGGGCTTCCACCAGTACAAGGTGCGCGTGCGCTGGTACTACGACCACCCGCAGAAGGGGTGGACCACCTACGGTGACGGCACGCTGCTGACCATCGCGAACAAGGGCATCGAGCGCGGCTACCGCAGCTATGCCTTCACCTCCAACCCCAAGCCCGGTGACTGGCGCGTGGTGCTGGAGACGGAGGACGGGCACGAGATCAACCGCCTGTCCCTCACCGTGGAAGAGGACACGCGGACCGAGCCCCGGCAGTTCCAGGTGTTCGAGCACAACCCGGACAAGAAGTAG
- a CDS encoding patatin-like phospholipase family protein — MTSGLKTGLVLGGGAARGAYEAGVISYLREEFEPEFGRELKLDILAGTSVGAMHACYLAATCDRPREQAQGLIQHWTTMKVEEVLRCSFGDIFRLLREAMSKPAPHERDIQYGGLVDPRGLRYLVGRGIPWLNVGRNLRKGHLEALAVSATHVGTGGARVFIQRRGGGIPQWSDDPEYRAIATRIGPNHALASAAIPVIFPAVRIRGQLHIDGFVRLNVPISPALRLGAQRVIVISLRPRERIQTGAMQEEREQAVASAPFLVGKMFNMLMTDRTDQDLGRLRRLNATLEAGTAAYGPGFADVLSSALSPHRSQPVRYVRELLVRPSRDLGELAAEYVKTAEFRKSGNGLAHRTILKLVEREAAREADMASYLLFDGGFADILIDLGRRDARALREQWKRFWSDEPQSVAEAAMRNKPAATAA; from the coding sequence ATGACGAGTGGGCTGAAGACAGGGCTGGTGCTCGGCGGTGGCGCCGCACGCGGTGCCTACGAAGCGGGAGTCATCTCCTACCTGCGCGAGGAGTTCGAGCCAGAGTTCGGCCGTGAGCTGAAGCTGGACATCCTCGCCGGCACCTCGGTGGGTGCCATGCACGCCTGCTATCTGGCGGCCACGTGCGATCGGCCCCGGGAGCAAGCCCAGGGCCTCATCCAGCACTGGACCACGATGAAGGTGGAGGAGGTGCTCCGCTGCAGCTTCGGAGACATCTTCCGCCTCCTGCGCGAGGCGATGAGCAAGCCGGCTCCGCACGAGCGCGACATCCAATATGGCGGGCTGGTGGACCCCCGGGGGCTGCGCTACCTGGTGGGCCGAGGCATTCCCTGGCTGAACGTCGGCCGCAACCTGCGCAAGGGCCACCTGGAGGCGCTGGCCGTCAGCGCCACGCACGTGGGCACCGGCGGCGCCCGGGTCTTCATCCAGCGGCGCGGCGGCGGAATCCCCCAGTGGAGTGACGATCCCGAATACCGGGCGATCGCCACGCGCATCGGCCCCAACCACGCGCTGGCCTCGGCGGCCATCCCGGTCATCTTCCCCGCGGTGAGGATTCGGGGACAGCTCCACATCGACGGGTTCGTGCGGCTCAACGTGCCGATCAGCCCCGCGCTGCGGCTGGGGGCCCAGCGCGTCATCGTCATCTCACTGCGGCCCCGGGAGCGCATCCAGACGGGCGCCATGCAGGAGGAGCGTGAGCAGGCCGTCGCGAGCGCCCCGTTCCTCGTGGGCAAGATGTTCAACATGTTGATGACGGACCGCACGGACCAGGACCTCGGGCGGCTGCGGCGGCTCAACGCCACGCTCGAGGCGGGAACGGCGGCCTACGGGCCCGGCTTCGCGGACGTGCTCAGCTCGGCGCTCTCTCCGCACCGCAGCCAGCCGGTGCGCTACGTGCGAGAGCTGCTGGTGCGGCCCTCGCGGGATTTGGGAGAGCTGGCCGCCGAGTACGTGAAGACGGCCGAGTTCCGAAAGAGCGGCAACGGGCTGGCGCACCGCACCATCCTGAAGCTGGTGGAGCGCGAGGCGGCCCGCGAGGCGGACATGGCCTCCTACCTGCTCTTCGACGGAGGCTTCGCGGACATCCTCATCGACCTGGGGCGCCGGGACGCCCGGGCGCTGCGCGAGCAGTGGAAGCGCTTCTGGTCGGACGAGCCCCAGAGCGTGGCGGAGGCGGCCATGCGGAACAAGCCCGCCGCCACCGCCGCCTGA